The genomic region TTATGACCAAGGCAGAAATAGTGGAACAGATCTACGAAAAGATCGGATTCTCCAAGAAAGAGTCGGCCGACATCGTCGAGCTCGTCTTTGACACAATGAAAGACACACTCTCGAAAGGCGAAAAGATCAAGATCTCGGGCTTTGGAAATTTTGTTGTGAGACAAAAACGTCCGCGAGTCGGCAGAAATCCTCAGACGGGTGAGTCGATCGAGATTACAGCCCGTAAAGTCTTGACTTTCAGGCCGAGCCAGGTTTTAAAGTCGGCTCTTAACAAAGAGGGTGAATAATGTCGAAGCAAAAGGCGATACCGGACAAGATGTATTTCCGCATAGGTGACGCCGCGGA from Deltaproteobacteria bacterium CG11_big_fil_rev_8_21_14_0_20_49_13 harbors:
- a CDS encoding integration host factor subunit alpha produces the protein MTKAEIVEQIYEKIGFSKKESADIVELVFDTMKDTLSKGEKIKISGFGNFVVRQKRPRVGRNPQTGESIEITARKVLTFRPSQVLKSALNKEGE